AGGGGCCGGTTCACTGCGCGGTGCCTGGCGCCGCTGGCAGCAGTCCTTCGCTAGGGCCTCAGGCTCCATGGACGGGACGGCCTCGACAACGCTGATAGCCTGCGAAGCGGATGCTGCAGTGCCGGGAGTACTGGCTGGGGTTACCGCCTGAGGCGGCACTTCCTCCACGCCTCTTGACTGGACCGGGCCGTGACCGGGAACGATTGCGTACCGGCTGCCTTGAGTGTATGAAGCGGCTCCCGCGAAGAGGAGGGCCAGAAGGAGCCACACGAAAACGCTTCGTACCGAAACGGGACAACGAAGCATTCCTAGCGAAGACCAACTCAGCGCGGCCATTCCCGCTTCCTGGTGGATACCATACGACCAGCCTAGCCTCGGGTAGTCGTTCGGATGATCACATATGTATTACTTTTGGCCGTCGACTTAGGGGGTAGGAGTCACCCTGTCCCTGCTGGTGCACGGCTTTATCTGGTTCGACTAACGTTTTCTGTTCGCTGCCCTGTTAGGCCGTGTGCCTCATTGGTTCTCCTTGGTTCCTGGGTGCAGATCCTTTCCCGGAAAAGGGTCCATGGAGTCTGCCTGTTCCAGCAGGCTTCGTCGTTCTGCCGGCGAATAATCGGCGGCGACGATGGCGCTACGCATGCGGTCCAGGTGGTCCAGTATCTCCGACCGGTACTGGTTCTTACGGTCGCACCAGGTGAGCTCTTGGAGCAGCGCCAGGAGGCGTCCTGCGACGACAGGGTCTGACGCTCCGTATTGTCTGGGCTGGTTCATCGCCATATCGAGTAAGTCCTTGAGCTTTGGAAGCGAAACCACCACTCTCACCCGCCCGTCTTTGTCGGTGAAGTGGTCGGGCCCGGGGTTTCTTTCCGCCAGCCGGCACAGGAGGACGGAAAGGTGCCCAATGACGTGGACCGCAGTGGTCGGGTCGTTGATGCCCGGGGACAGCGCACGCACGGCCACATCGACCAGCTGGCGGAATCCGAAGCCTACGTCCTGGACATTCGTGCGTTCAAACCCGGTGGACACAGCAGCGTTGACGTCGTCAGTCAGCTTTTCGATGACTGCCGGAGTGAGTGCTGTTCCCGGTTCGGCGGGCCAGGCGGTTGCGAACGGAACACCCTCCACGAGGGAGCTGCCAGGTTCCCGGTCTATCCGAATCAGGGCGCCGGAATTTTCCGCGGCCTGCATCAGGCCGTCCTTGTCAAAGGTGTTCAGGAACCCCGAGCTGGTGGAGTTGATGAGGAATGTTTCGGACACAGGATCTGGCCCCGGTCCCGGCACGGGGCGTGCCCCAGGAAATACCCTGTCGATGGTCTCCTGGGTTTCCACGTTAACCCTGCGCATCATGGTTTCCACACGGATCTCCCGGGTGAGGTGTGCCAGGAACAACACCAGTCCGATGACACTTGCTATCGCGAGCACGAATGCGACGGTGACGGATATTTCAGGTACAAACAGACGGGTTCCGTCACTTTCGCCGCGAACGCTGCGAA
Above is a window of Arthrobacter sp. FB24 DNA encoding:
- a CDS encoding DUF2254 domain-containing protein, translating into MDALRTQLWPVPTLAVALAVILGTVLPALDAAVDGQLPESVAVFLFSGGPEAARSVLQAISGSLITVTSLTFSLTVVTLQLASSQFSPRLLRTFSSDRFVHGTLALFLAAFAFALTVLRSVRGESDGTRLFVPEISVTVAFVLAIASVIGLVLFLAHLTREIRVETMMRRVNVETQETIDRVFPGARPVPGPGPDPVSETFLINSTSSGFLNTFDKDGLMQAAENSGALIRIDREPGSSLVEGVPFATAWPAEPGTALTPAVIEKLTDDVNAAVSTGFERTNVQDVGFGFRQLVDVAVRALSPGINDPTTAVHVIGHLSVLLCRLAERNPGPDHFTDKDGRVRVVVSLPKLKDLLDMAMNQPRQYGASDPVVAGRLLALLQELTWCDRKNQYRSEILDHLDRMRSAIVAADYSPAERRSLLEQADSMDPFPGKDLHPGTKENQ